The Pyrus communis chromosome 12, drPyrComm1.1, whole genome shotgun sequence genomic sequence ataaataaatagataaatagGGTAATATAAAAAAGGTTTGGTACCTAATTTGACTAGACGGTTAGATGTCTAGTTGATCAAGTCAGTGTGTATATCATTTTACACTCGAGAATAAAtcttttttatcatttaattaaagtggttaaaaataaaatatcgcATTGTAAAGATACAATCAATTTTGGTTTAactctctcaactttaactcatGAATTTTTCAGTACCTATGTTTTGGATTTAACAATTTAATACAACAAAACTGGGGAATCTAAGTTCGATGTTAGGTTGTCACAATTAAATCCGTCAAGAAATGATGTATCATTacacaaattcaaactttttataatatgaccaaaaaaaatcaataaacatacatttttCCCTCTTCCTACATGccattgtttaattttattcgttgtttttatttaatttattcaattttattatttgaGGACTATAAATCATGTGAAATTAGATTCaaataacaaatataaaaacaaaaacccattttaaagattaaaaaaagaaggaaaaaaaaaggtagaaAGCTACCGTCTACCAGCCTCTCTCTTTCCATCCAGCGATCCACATAGTGACACGTATACAACGAACCTGATCTTCCTTGTCCACTAATTTAAGCCCAAACCAAAGCCTTCCTCAAGGATTCAATCATCGCCCTGAGAGACACTGACACAGAGCGTGGGAGAAAAATGGAGGCCGGAGCATTTTGCAGCAGCGCAGGAGGCGTGCCTTTCACTTTCAgagcggcggcggcggcggcaaAAGGGGGCAACTTTGCTTCTTCCCCTCCCCTCCTCATCCAATCCATGGCTGCCCAGAAACCCATGCCTTCAGCTACCAAAACACTTAGCTCCAAGAAGGTGggtacttttcttcttctcttcaaaatatgtttgtcgggttttatcacaaaaagccTCGGCCATCGGTGGTATTAGAACAGAATTATTCGTTATATATATCGTAATTTCTTTGGTTGGTATTCCGACGTGGGACTCTTTTTGCATTGCAGAATTCATCTGTGAAGCTATTGACAAGGGTGGAGCAACTGAAGCTACTGACCAAAGCGGAGAAAGCCGGCCTGCTATCCACGGCAGAGAAGTCCGGGCTCTCATTGTCGACGATAGAGAAGCTAGGGTTGCTCTCCAAAGCGGAGGAATTCGGAATCCTGTCAGCGGCCACCGACCCGGGAACTCCCGGTGCGTTGTTGAGTTTAAGCTTAGGACTGCTGGTTTTGGGtccatttgttgtttttcttgtgCCGGAGGATTCTCCTTTGGAGATAGGGTTACAAGCTGTTGTTGCTTTGGCTGCAGTAGCTGGTGGTTCAGCTGCTTTTGCTGCATCAAATCTTGTATCCAGCTTGCAgaaatcaaattgaaatttgatgagcTAGGTCTATCTCGGGAGAGAGAAAACTTGCTTGCACCGAGATGCCACAGTTACGATGTCCTAAGCCAGTCATGCACTATCGTGCGTTTTAGCTTGGCACTTATTATTTTGGCCCTTTTGTGCAAGTGTAATTGTGAATGCTTTAGATACATCTATGACAAAAATGGAGATGGAGAAATTTCATGaccaaaataacataaatatatagaTCTGGATTCATAGAAGTACATTGAACTAACACAACCAACTCACGCCGTGTAAGCTCTACGAAAATAATCTAAAGATAAACATAGGTTATCCAAAAAAGGAAGGGGAAAAAGCACGAATCTTCGCAGAAACtcgaactttaacaaaaaacctaaGTTTCTAATAGCTCAGTACAGCTCTTTTATCCGACAAATAGCAAttgaaggaaaagaaagggaagaaaaagtGACCCTCTTGTGAGCAAAAAATTGTCTATCCACCACcttctctaaaaaaaaacttatgtaGGGGGAATGGCAATGCGGTTTCCCCCACCTTGACGCCCACCTCTTCCACCGGAACTCCCCCGCTGATAACCATCTGCACTGCGTCCTCCCGAGCCCCTGGCTCGCCCAGAAAACTCACCCTGGTTTCTGAATTCATTCCTACCAAAGCTACGGCCGCCACCACCATAGTTCCCACGACCCCTGAAATTGTCATTCCGATAGCCAGCTCTTCCTGAAGTGAACCTCCCTCTCCCACCACTGCTAACTGAACAACCAGAAGTTTCGTTAGCTTAGCATTATTTAAGAGGAGTTATCTTTTACCTAGCAACCTTCTATAAACCCCAGCTTACCTCGAGTTGAGGTTCTCTTTTCCTCAATCACTGCTGGGCGATCCCCGATGGTGATAGGTGAGGCCTGCAACAATTttcaaattgttcaaaattgaataaaatacaatGATACAAGATACGTAAACATACAGTGGCTCCCACAACTATGAATAAACACGTTACAGTATGAGAATCCAATCAAACTGCACTTATATTCCAGTGAGGTTgtaaacacaaaacacactggAGATTATAATTTTCTATCACTCAAACAACAGATCTAGGATTCTAGGGACACCAGTAGATATTCACGAGGGACAATACCTCCATTTTCGACTCCAGATAAGTGCCCATGCTGTTTTTTATTGACAAAACAAAATGTCCTCGAGCCAATATAAATGACTCATAATATATCTACAGTTTTGAACTAAACGAGCCAAACTGTAACACTAATTGTATGCTAAAAATCAGGCCCTTGGAATTTGAGCAGTGGAATATGAAAGTGAAGCACATTACCTCAAGTGCACTTTGCATGGAACTCAAGCTTTCAAATTCAACAAAGCCAAAACAGAATCCTTGCTGCTAGAAAGACAAATATATGAACTGTAAGgttacaccaaaaaattatcAGTTGGATCAGGAAGTGAATTATACAAATGAAGAATACCTTACTACTCCTGACTTGGATCCCATCACGCTTAATAGGCCCAAACTTCTTGAACTCCTTCTCAAGTTGTCCTACTGTTGCATCATACGGCAAATTCCGTACATGTATGGAGTAACCTTCAGGTGCTGTAAAGAATAAATTGTAGATTAGATAATAACCCATAACACGAATAAGTTTGATCTTGCTGTTTGCATGACAATAAATAGCTAACAGATCATGCATCATTCATGAAAGAGAAAATGCAAGTCTAAAACTCAGGCAAGTGTTACGGTAGTTAACTGAGCAACCCAACCATTGAAAGATGAgtactatttttgttttttgagagTAAACAAAGGCAGAAAGCTGAGTATTATTTACCTTCCTCGTGAGTGTTGCTGCTTTCAGGGGCAGCATCACCTATAGGAGCTGATGTCTCTGGCGCAGGAAATGGTTTTGCAGGACCAGTGGATTGATGATCACTGTTTGCAGATACAGTCCTCACAGTGCGGGGAACCACGCGGACAGGACTGGCTGTGCTTTTCTCCAATAGCTGAAAAGTAAAAGCACGCCAAAATCAGTTGACACGAAAAGTAAAAATACTTTCTCCTAAAAACATCAACTATGAGCCTTAACGCACAATTGATGCATATGATTTCTTTGGAGCATCCTCCTGAGTTTCAGGGGCAGGATCAGGGGTTGGATCAACTTCTGCAAGACCTCTATTCTGACTTGCAAGAGCTTGGGGCTCGGGTTCCACAAGCTCATCTTCAACAACCGATCGTTCGTCATTATCTGAAGGATCACAAACTTCAGCACCATTATTGAGATCTTCTTCCTCAGAGGGAGTAGCAGGGTCCACCACAAGATGATCGGGAGCGTGAATAGGCTCTGGACAAACATAAAAGCAATTTGAAAATGACAGGCAAAGCAAATCACAAAAAGGTAtaggaagaaagaaaactaatgtTAACCTGGTTCTGCTGTCACAATAGCTTCTGGAGCACTTTCATTGATGCCATTGACTGAGGCAGTATCAGTCGGCAATGATTCGTTGTCCTCAATATACCTAAAAACATCATTCAATACATAGTACCCTTTTTCCTGTGGAGCTAGAAAGAATGTCTGCGCGAATTTTCTTCCCACGTTGTCCTTTCCAGTCAAGCATCCAGTCACAAGAACAATCACCCCTTTCTCATAAGACTCTTGAGAGTCTGCTGTTTTTATTTCTGCTGTATAGTCTCCATAATTTAAGGACTGAATTTTTTCACCTATTGCCTGTTCCAATAGATAGTGCAATGTTAACAAATGTAATATTTATCATCAATAAttataatttacaataaaaattcAGGATTCTCAATTCAGTTTATATCAAGGCCAAGAAGTGATGCATAATTTTtcgatttttaaaacaaaaggtttggtcCCAAAAAGGTCGTGAATTTGATTCATTAAATGCCTCACTTTTTATACTGTAACATGTTCAACATGCAATATACCAAAACTTTCATCATTTCATGACTAAAGCACTGGCCATCTGAATCAGCCACCCAATCATATAAAAAATGTTACCATTTAGGCCGGTTATAATTGGTCCATAAATGTCTACATTTGGAAGCATCAAATAGACATCCTGTCCATGTTTTTCAACATACACTTAAAGAAAAGTTTAATACAACAATGTATTTGGAAAAGCCGCCAAATTCatgttcaaccattgtaaaatatatatttttctacaTGCTTGCTAAAAATTAAACTTCTTTAATGCGTTAAAGTGAAAAACTGAATTGGAAATGTAAAGAAAAATGTTTCCCAATTCATGTTAAGCCATACAAAAACGAAAAGTCAAATCTTGAAACTTGTTATGAAAATAATCTTTCTGTGAAAACCGAACCATGAGCATGTTCCAAAGTATCTAAGGCCTTGAAGTAGAAACTGTGTCGTGAACATATATGAAAGAAAGAATACATACTTGCATGGTCGTCACTGTTGACATATTGCCCTTGGTATCCGGCCTGCTTAGAGAGCTCGAATCCTGATAAAACCTATGCACTAGCTGTGGAGATTGGTGAAGAATATGGTAATATTGCTCTACGAAGGCATTGCCAACAAGTTGGGCACTGGGAGCAGGGGCAGGAGTCGCTTCCTGCATGACTATCTACAGAATGTTTAAAATCAGTACTTGTAGTAAAAGAACATATTGACGAAACTACTAAgatgttaaaagaaaattacaataaCAAGAAGAGACCAAAAGCAAGAGATACATTGTGAATATTGTATATGTAACAAGAGAATCAGCAAAGTAGCAAAGTAAAACTACAATATGAAAATCTTATAACCGGATAAGCATACAGGAGCATTGTAAGCGCCAGATTAGAGTGCAAAGGCTTTGTATTTGAGCTCATAAGTTAAATTACTATGAGCTAAATGCCTAAAACAGTTTTGGAGATTCAATCACAAGTATAATATCACAACCACACATTAGAATCATAACCAACCAATAAAACAATCAATACACTGAAAACATAAGACAGATTAAAGCAGTAAAAGGTCTAGTAAGATTTGATAATGAATATATGGGCATAACCAATGACACATTTGGGATATCGTTTTTGTAACAAGAGAATCAGAAAACTAGCAAAGTAGTCGCTACACTACGAAACTCTAATAACCTGATAAGTACGCACGACACGAACACTTTAAGTCCAAGTACTACAAGCACTTGTAGAAAAGGCTTTGTCTTTGAGCTCATAAGTCCAAGTACTACGAGCTAAACTTGTATCGAGTAACGAGTATTCAATGATAAATGTAACATCACAATAACACAAACCACACATTAGGAACTAAACATGCTCAAATTGCGGAAATTCGCAAATTGATTACAAGCAATTTCGAAAACCCAGAAGTATTTATTCATGTTATGGTAATCCCAATAAAACCCAAATGGAGCAGACCAAGCGAACTTGACCAAACAACAAAAAGGGTCATCTGAAAAACTGAAGCAGCCCAGAACTTAATAACCATACTGATAAACAAAACAATATCTAATTACAACCTCATGAACCCTAATTTAGAAAAATACGAACAGCACAGAAATTTATCAGCACCAACATCGAAAGCAATGATGAGATTTAATTGCGAAAACATGATATTAACAGATCAAATCACTATAATATGTTGAcagacaaataaaataaaatatgaaattaaccAGCAGAAGCAGTAAACTGTAAACATAAAGAAAGTTGGATTCGAGAGAGGAATCTGGAGTACCTGCTTGGAAGTGATCTGagctttagagagagaaagagatctgTGGGCTGAGAGGAAGCAAAGTGAAgctgcagagagagagagagagagagagagagagagcagtcCTTGTAGACAGGAGGGCAATAAAAAGAGAATAAATGGGAGAAAGATGCTCAAGAGTCAAGATGCCCATATTTGGTCAGATCACAAGAGAAAGAGTACCTTgaggaataaataaataaataaataaggaaaattgttttaattttggaatTGTTGTAAAGTAGACGATACGAGTGCAGTggaacaaaataaataagacaTAATATTTACAAGATTTGATAAGTGTGCCTACGTTCTTAGGGTAGCAGTagtactttattttattatctgaAATAATCAGAGTACAAAATAACactcaccatttttttttttctctctagcCTGGCTCACGAGTAATTTATTCTGCATCTctcttgtttcttcttctcttccttttcctcGATAACTCCTCTTTCTTTCCGTACGtttttctctcatctctttcttcttcttctcaattCTTCCTTCCTTCATTTTATAAGCAAAAGATTACTATAGCAATACTATTTTTTTACAAACTTTCCTCAAGTGAATAGTGAAATAGTGTGCATGAATAGTAACTCATATGTTTTTCTTTATATGAATAATAAATCATCAAATTTTTCTTACAGTGACAAACCATTTATGTGGGCCATCAACATCTCTACTAAcctttactaattaataaaacatttattatcaaccaaaactttatgaaattattagtttaaccatctaattaaaacaaaacatgaataagaatatatggggcaaaaatgtaatttcacacaatcaaattttgctgttttttttttcaaagcatcacttacatgtaatcctaacatatacctaattataaaaaataaaaataaaaaataaataaaaacttcccaccccacattttctatcattctcttcatctctccttctatttcaaaattaaaaattaaaaattttctcacacactctgtgtgtgtctatatactAGTATTATATTACAGcatgaataaaattataaaaaagattttttggatcatttaatttcaaaaataaaatatcacttagtattacgatctacTCGTAtttcataaatttaatttatgggGAATTGGCTGGCTCCGCTTATTTAAAGAGAGACGAAGAGGcaaaaagagaggagagaaattGAGAAACGAAATATGACTTTTTTGGCCACAAGGAGCAGCGTCGCCGACGGGATTGGGCATCGTTTTGCCTTGGAGTTTGGATGGCTGTTTAATGcttgttttcatttgttttttattttttattttttggttaaacgatagattttattaaaaatattttttgaaatggattaaaagtaattaaaaattggacctattttaaaaattaaaagtcattgaaaattggacctatttcaaaatgtaatctataaaattggacatatttcaaatttttcctttatattaaattagatgttagattagttacCGATGGAGTTTGAACCCACATCATTATATAATAACTCAACATCTTACCATCATTGTGCGAAAGTATCACTTGCCTTTACTTTGTGATTTTGAGTTGGTCAACTTTTAACTTTTATAATTTAGGGATGGTAGGATAATTTACCAAATTTAGGGATGGTGCAACGTACACTATTGACCCCTTTCTATTTTCGGTTTGCTTGGTTTTGTATTTACactatattttttacataattttttacacaCATTTTCCTGATGTCCATCTTATAATGCATTTTAAAAATCCGAACTGTTTATCTTTTAAATCTTCATAGATCATTTaagcaaaaaattagacaattcaaaaatcattaagacatttatttataatgaagaaaatagacgaatacggttctacaaagaaaccctaaactCTTAATACAAGAGTCATATGGTTTTagattttggtaattttttgtagACATAATCTTTGAAGAAAGACATAatatttaaggaaaactaatgaaaagggcatgaaaacttttaattttaacgataatgacaaaataaaaggtaaagtgtatagtaccaggattaactttttagtgtaaaaatgtgattttttgttcaagtgaacagtatcgaaaactttttgttaaagtttcctaATCTTTAATGATAAGGTAATTAAGAACTAAGTCCAAAACTTTGGTAGATAGTAGATTCGAAGGATACTATATTTtttgggaactttaacaaaaagctcccggtactaggggtgggcacgggccGAACTGGGCCCAAAATTGGAGGGACCGGACTAGACCCACTTGAAAATACAATGGGCCGGGCCAGGCCGGGGCGGGTTTGGCTATTTTGAAACTGAGAACTAGACCTAACCCGGCCCGTATAAAACGGGCCGATTCCTACGGGTCCAACggatacccttttttttttttttttttttctctctctctctctctctctaattttcAGTATCCCACCTAGATTCCTAGTCGAAAAGCCGCCGAAGACAAATTAGAAAACTGGATCCATCAGTAACCACGGCTTGGAATTATTCAAGAACAACAAAATAAGTAGACTAAATCTAAAAGTATATATTCGCGAGATTATGAATCGCATGCATTTAAATCGGAAAACCTCAAAAAttaagcagaagaagaagaagaaaatcaacAATTGAGTAGTTAAAATAGACCTAcatatttcttcttcaatttttccTTGCTTTAACAAATTAACCTACAACTCCTAAATATAACTATCAGTCTCATCCCCTCAAAATTACCAGAACAGTCGCACTAGCCCCATAAACCCCAGCTAAGCCTCCACCAAACACTCAACCCAACCACACCACCACCCCCAAAAGTGAGTACCTCGTGAATGACGACGGTGAGGTTGGTGGTGTTGGCGATGATGTTTTTTACTGTGTGCTCCAATCCAACTTTGAGGAAGAGCTTGAGGTTCTTCTCATTCTCAGAGGAGAGTCGTCATTCCCAGGCATGGTTGAACACAGGAAAGGAATCTGAAGACCGACGGACCCCCAACGACTGGAGGCGTCGAGATCTGGATTTTGGAGGCTGGAAATGGTTGTTGAAACAAAGAATTCGAGGTCGAGGTCGAGGTCGAGGTAGAGATCAAGGTCAAGATCGAGGTCGAGATTGAGATTGAAAGGAGCCAGGGACTCGAAAGGAATGGGGACTCGGGAGGACTCTGGAGAATTCGATATAACCCATGTGGCTGTGTTAGAAATAAACGGTAGAGATTTAATCTCCTTATAATCAACAGTGGAAAAGGTTCGGGTCGAAGCCTCGTTTTCTCTGAAATTTGTACCCGCCCTGTCCTGTTGTGAATTTACAATATATGTACCCGCCCCAAATTGGCATTACCCGCCCCTACCCGCGGGTCCAGGACCCGTTTGCCCAGCCCtaccggtactgttcattttaacgaaaaaccacatttttacactaaaagtcaatcttggtactattcactttaccttttattttgtttttatcgttaaaactcaaagttttcaagtcatttttattatttttactatattttttttatgttcttgTAGTTTGTTGCCACTCTTTTGCTAAAGTGGCACAAGTCAAGATTCTTTCCTAATCTCTTCCATTCGGATCTTCTGAATTCTTCGATTTTTTGTGTTCTTCGATAGGTTCTGGCTCCGACTGCTGACCCACCACAACCACACCGTCATTTTCCGACCTCTAGTTGCCCAAAACTGGAATCAAGTCCTCCCATATAGGGAGAGAATAAAGTGGCGAGcagaagaaagaagatgaacaaaaaaaagttaattaattcTTGGCTTTTCATTTTCGATTGAACGGACATGATTGAAGGATCTAAAAAATCCGAATGGAAGGGATCCAGAAAGGATCTTATTTCGACTGGCACGACCACCTAAATAGTTCAATCATATTTAAGTTTGAGAAAATTGGAATCCTCCACtctttttttacataatttttattaaatatttgtttcttttaaaattttgattaagatGCTTTAACTAATATCCACctaatcatttttaattttattttatttacatgtcattagtttattttatttttaaataaaaatgctaTATGTTGATTTTCCACTTTATCCTTTTAGTTGATAAGGGGAATTTTTTTGGCTTGTCAGGATTTATACCTTTTTTTGGGGATATTATTAATGGCTATTAACTAAATCACCAATGTTATCaataaactttgaattttgaaatttttttttggcgtTTATACCCCTTTTGTTGGCTCGTTCACAtcataaaattattattgaaatataaaagttGTTGATAAAAAGGATGAGGTTGGAGTGTTTGGACTGAGATTAGTGTTATTCGGTATGAGATATATAAAtgcaaattttaaattgaaatcaACTTGAAACGTACTCAGATCAATTTGAAACGTACCAATAACAACTTGAAACGTACCGATGCTAAATTGAAATGTACCCATTTCACCTTGAAATGTTCAATAACAACTTGAAACGTACTGATGCTAAATTGAAACGTACCGATTCTAACTTAAAACATACCAATATATCGGTTTGAAACGTATACTAATGCTAAATTGAACCTACCAATACCAACTATCCTTTAAAAGAAAATGTACCACTAAATTCTATTTCCCCAATGTACCATGGTACgtgaaaaagatgaaaagatAGGTAAAAAATATGCTAAAACAAAAAGCATTCCCTTTGATATGGATACTCAGATCAAGAGGTGTGCATAAAATGAAATATGAAGGAAATGAATATGATCGACAAAGGAGAACGAAAGAGGGTTTGATCGGTCAATCGAGGAAAGCAATGACATGAAAAAATTGCTAATGGTTGTGGAAGAAGATAGCATGTTAGTTACGTATATGGTGTGGAGTCAGGAATAAAATGCATGTTAGAAGCATAATTAGATCAAGTTTGATGTGttaagatttttaaaactaatctACTACATTTTGGGAAATTTGGGATATTAACatgataattattaattaattaaaggtacATCATATGGCAAATCGTGTAATATGGCATTAAAAAGATGTCACTTATAAAATAAGTGACATCTTAAATGTAGGAATAATGTTTAATCAAATATTTGAGCATATTATTAattcaagaaattaaaaaaaaatgcacctaTATCAAAACTCCTCTTTAAGTTTTTAATTcgttaaattttaagtttactTATAAAGCAATCAAGAACTAAGGACAAAAGTTTGGATGAGAAAGTTTAAGATtactaaaagaattttaaaatgatgaaattttttttttttagaatttgtgaatttttttgtttggttaacttaaaagaacaatgaaatttgaatacggaatttgttatttttaaactctcactcGTCACTCAcataaattgagaaatgacacttatttatatgaaatttaaacttaaaaattaaagatcctaaattccaagtttatttttccAAGcgaaaattccaaatttttatatttttgaatccAAACTAAAGAatttgtgcatttcaatttataaactcttacttttgttcaaatttcaagtttatttctcTCATCCAAATATAGTGTTAGTGAGATTAAAATATCTGCAAAATTAATAACTAAATATGGATGCTACTCAGTACAATGGAtgacaaattcaataccaaattaagctGCCCATTTTATAGCTTAGTTGaactaaaaaaaagaagaaaaaaaactaaatatggGCATGGAAATTCTGATATTACGAATTTATCTCTAAAGAAGACACGTGCACATCGCGTAACAACATTTGCCAACGAAGAAAAGTCCAAATCTTCGTCTCAGTATCTCGCCTGACCTGCATCTCAAATTCCTCCAATGGCGAAACCGGTCTCAACCGCCGCGTCATCCCTCTCCCAAACCCTAAAGCGCTACCTCAAGAAACCGTGGGAGATAACCGGTCCGTGCGCGGATCCGGAGTACAAATTGGCCGTACCCAGCGCGCTCGAGTACCGGCTCGAGTGCCCTGCCACGACCAAGGTCCAGGCATGCGTGCCCACCTCCAACCCGGAAACCGTATACGACATCAAGTATTTCGCCCGCGACCAGCGGCGCAACCGGCCCCCGATCAAGCGCACTGTATTGAAGAAGGCCGATGTGGAGAAGCTGATGAAGGAGAAGACGACCTTCGACGTCTCGGAATTTCCGCCGGTTTACTTGACCGATTTCGTTGAAGAGGATTACAATGCTCAGGGTGGAGGCTACCAGAAATGAATTGGGTTCGTTTTCCTCCtccaatttttcattaatttgataatttaagggtttaattaatttaatttagggtTATTTTTTCGGGCATTGTGTAAATTGtggaattttgttatttttgctTGAATCTTTTTGTGAAAATGTACTGATGGAGTGATATATATGCAAAAGTAGGAGTCTTTATTGAGTTTTGGAATAGAATTGTGCAGGAAGTTTATCCCTTTAGTTTTGTTAATAGCTTGACAGCAATGAGAAaggttttttatgttttgggtttttcGCATTGAAGGTTGTTTTGTTGGTTTTGAGTTTGCTGAGCTTGTTTTAATTGTGAGTTGCTCAGGAAGTTTGTCTTCCGAGGCTCGATTGGTTAGGAATTGCTGCTTTCAGTGGCAGTTTGGCTGTAACTTTGGATTAGTGCAATTTCAGTTTCTCTAATACCGAATTAGGTTGTATTTTGCTTCACTGGACCTTTCCGGGTGCTCCATTGTTGTGGCTTTTATTGCCATGGGAGACTGAAAATCTTCGATCCAATGAGTCTTAGTCGATACAAATTTGATATAGTAAATGCACCATAAACACTGTAGTTTACACCTTAAACCTTGAGGCATACTCAGTACCTGATTCGAGGATTGAAAATATGGATCTTTTGCTTG encodes the following:
- the LOC137710536 gene encoding uncharacterized protein gives rise to the protein MEAGAFCSSAGGVPFTFRAAAAAAKGGNFASSPPLLIQSMAAQKPMPSATKTLSSKKNSSVKLLTRVEQLKLLTKAEKAGLLSTAEKSGLSLSTIEKLGLLSKAEEFGILSAATDPGTPGALLSLSLGLLVLGPFVVFLVPEDSPLEIGLQAVVALAAVAGGSAAFAASNLVSSLQKSN
- the LOC137710534 gene encoding nuclear transport factor 2-like isoform X2, translated to MQEATPAPAPSAQLVGNAFVEQYYHILHQSPQLVHRFYQDSSSLSRPDTKGNMSTVTTMQAIGEKIQSLNYGDYTAEIKTADSQESYEKGVIVLVTGCLTGKDNVGRKFAQTFFLAPQEKGYYVLNDVFRYIEDNESLPTDTASVNGINESAPEAIVTAEPEPIHAPDHLVVDPATPSEEEDLNNGAEVCDPSDNDERSVVEDELVEPEPQALASQNRGLAEVDPTPDPAPETQEDAPKKSYASILLEKSTASPVRVVPRTVRTVSANSDHQSTGPAKPFPAPETSAPIGDAAPESSNTHEEAPEGYSIHVRNLPYDATVGQLEKEFKKFGPIKRDGIQVRSSKQGFCFGFVEFESLSSMQSALEASPITIGDRPAVIEEKRTSTRVSSGGRGRFTSGRAGYRNDNFRGRGNYGGGGRSFGRNEFRNQGEFSGRARGSGGRSADGYQRGSSGGRGGRQGGGNRIAIPPT
- the LOC137710534 gene encoding nuclear transport factor 2-like isoform X1: MQEATPAPAPSAQLVGNAFVEQYYHILHQSPQLVHRFYQDSSSLSRPDTKGNMSTVTTMQAIGEKIQSLNYGDYTAEIKTADSQESYEKGVIVLVTGCLTGKDNVGRKFAQTFFLAPQEKGYYVLNDVFRYIEDNESLPTDTASVNGINESAPEAIVTAEPEPIHAPDHLVVDPATPSEEEDLNNGAEVCDPSDNDERSVVEDELVEPEPQALASQNRGLAEVDPTPDPAPETQEDAPKKSYASILLEKSTASPVRVVPRTVRTVSANSDHQSTGPAKPFPAPETSAPIGDAAPESSNTHEEAPEGYSIHVRNLPYDATVGQLEKEFKKFGPIKRDGIQVRSSKQQGFCFGFVEFESLSSMQSALEASPITIGDRPAVIEEKRTSTRVSSGGRGRFTSGRAGYRNDNFRGRGNYGGGGRSFGRNEFRNQGEFSGRARGSGGRSADGYQRGSSGGRGGRQGGGNRIAIPPT
- the LOC137710624 gene encoding uncharacterized protein, with the translated sequence MAKPVSTAASSLSQTLKRYLKKPWEITGPCADPEYKLAVPSALEYRLECPATTKVQACVPTSNPETVYDIKYFARDQRRNRPPIKRTVLKKADVEKLMKEKTTFDVSEFPPVYLTDFVEEDYNAQGGGYQK